A region of Toxotes jaculatrix isolate fToxJac2 chromosome 23, fToxJac2.pri, whole genome shotgun sequence DNA encodes the following proteins:
- the LOC121177110 gene encoding uncharacterized protein LOC121177110, giving the protein MPTAKGKGGSMSHRYRPASEYDDATLAQKREYWRTKKREQRARLSGRKGKPTQDSQGGKLLHLNVPAEVNTALSGCFASPSSPVLINDERYKVSPASQRGNTVGDSSPEATESQKEKLFQTMKLDKVLPQLPASCSIAVKAAGGNTVAVKCRKARGAVTRAVTSPTPSGTQLNTSSSVPPVRVTRITNGSSAKTTPQSCVSMQGTSVPKTQQKAQVALRIQPKLVPTNMTTGMILVSSPCGPVSIKAANTTPQSGTKSALVTTQRAKSVSNSRPSMESEEERAARRREHWRIKKREQRAKLAARIAKARERTQGAEMMVQRQTAQKTVLVGGKVLQHLPSQSFLKGASQRQCPARVKTSFTPVKKENNKLQSGGGRLATVNLQVNQIKVKNPLVNMTTQTVIASDVISVKKPGESQRKLPSYVHFSNVTRGIARCKTQRQRFIEAQRNFLNQRNIRCKSPLLASVFGTRNIPRIDPNDTPEQIIAKRREYWRIKKREQRAKLSMEVKARLKEKDSLMRRVKRYQKILEEMRRARALTQSAGSTLTHASETIGGFIKEDGTVTINIPQGPAGHNTAARKSKEELNADSNNTLITQPQHQPNTKRRSIAPVRLNQPPATLRQAQVKVSLGLTGPSVNKPLRLLSVRPRTHLESTTVRNSHSSPVEPVSQLTLMHPQTPQDAISGGSAAGSDHGGCVMKMAVSSSAPSLSALSLDPELTEEERMAKKREYWRIKKREQRAARAARLKQGVSQARANAALQRRKAQRQVAVTAVPLSRSLTSHTGNAQHLPNSSVPVSPNSNEIKQETESMPAVDLDSQLEQAICPDIKPPTSPPPPPAPQPESDPALSADSQATTLLAVASMKKLLEESLSTVRECKSEQTDVKMEIAEEALEQEMKPNLPQLFFEKDEVAPMAADLTLQIKSWQPDADATVQAGPPSPPLKDSSQISVTLPHLPTSSEVVLHPTCEHSSQTPLNFIVNPPLEASDGPSSPCRTQRLHTKKAGHQNCCSPEPPKLHHLPVDQLHPQQQHAEQQRQAQEQCQNINSPSAQRHRSVGTEQGGLTSLQRKREYWKLMKRQQRARLKARQRERHGECSSQASPTNIQAPGLVIINTAQNRNPQTKAALQPKPSVASQTSVTGIPSVLVVSPTTCNAEQSPDTLQVKLPVTSVSCSPTSEQSNINIGASQIIPDCLGAPENRQQAMPGSRKWMSRSTDVDLAPSLPALTPPDNPLSTMNLQLIEPPGQTPNCALSPMKIPCSQLQSPTHTTQSPVKLAPISTMVPPKPIPGESEEDFLRRKREYWRIKKKEQRARKAIQDKGVNPRKASNNWRPILPPQDLPPQESGQWVSSSDESEHLMSTSADTDSGSFPYPNYTVPVEDESALLFADYENNGGEEGSVSDAVWRNRYLMDYDPLNQLLVCMVCGELQYSHSLEGVRAHIDEAHPDTLTLEPGERQRILEAWDEQVSQRERFFTSQLQQHSGSLAEAHRN; this is encoded by the exons ATGCCAACTGCAAAAGGTAAAGGTGGTTCAATGTCCCACCGCTACCGGCCTGCCTCGGAGTATGATGATGCCACCCTCGCCCAAAAGAGAGAATATTGGAGAACCAAGAAACGAGAGCAGAGGGCCCGACTCTCAGGGCGTAAAGGAAAGCCAACACAAGACAGTCAAGGGGGAAAGCTCCTACATCTAAACGTCCCTGCAGAGGTGAACACCGCTTTATCTGGCTGCTTTGCTAGTCCCTCTTCTCCTGTACTCATTAATGATGAGAGATACAAAGTCTCTCCTGcatcacagagaggaaataCAGTGGGGGACAGTTCACCTGAAGCCACTGAAAGCCAAAAGGAGAAGTTGTTCCAGACAATGAAACTCGACAAGGTCTTGCCTCAGTTGCCAGCATCATGCTCCATCGCAGTCAAAGCTGCTGGCGGCAACACAGTCGCGGTCAAATGCCGAAAAGCAAGGGGTGCTGTGACCAGAGCCGTTACCTCACCCACACCTAGTGGAACCCAGCTGAACACAAGTTCCTCAGTGCCTCCAGTCAGAGTGACCAGAATTACCAATGGCAGCTCCGCCAAAACAACACCTCAGTCATGTGTGTCTATGCAGGGCACATCAGTCCCCAAAACGCAACAGAAGGCACAAGTTGCGTTACGCATTCAACCCAAGCTCGTACCCACAAATATGACCACAGGTATGATTCTTGTGTCTTCTCCGTGTGGCCCCGTTTCTATTaaagcagcaaacacaacacCTCAAAGTGGAACAAAGAGTGCCTTGGTCACCACACAGAGGGCTAAAAGTGTCAGCAACTCGCGACCTTCCATGGAGTCCGAGGAGGAGAGAGCGGCGAGGCGGAGGGAGCATTGGCGGATCAAAAAGCGCGAACAGAGGGCAAAGCTAGCAGCTCGGATAGCTAAAGCCAGGGAGAGGACGCAGGGCGCAGAGATGATGGTACAGAggcaaacagcacaaaaaacaGTACTTGTGGGTGGCAAGGTTCTTCAGCATCTTCCGTCTCAGTCGTTTTTGAAAGGAGCGAGCCAGAGGCAGTGTCCTGCTCGGGTCAAAACCTCATTTACACCtgtcaaaaaggaaaacaataaactgCAAAGTGGGGGAGGACGTTTAGCTACAGTCAACCTGCAGGTAAAtcagataaaagtaaaaaatccACTCGTGAACATGACAACACAGACTGTAATTGCATCTGATGTTATTTCTGTGAAAAAACCAGGCGAATCACAGAGGAAGCTTCCAAGTTACGTACATTTTTCTAATGTTACCCGAGGGATCGCACGatgtaaaacacagagacagagattcaTTGAAGCCCAGAGGAACTTTTTGAATCAAAGAAACATAAGATGTAAGTCCCCGCTGCTTGCTTCAGTCTTTGGTACCAGAAATATCCCCAGGATCGACCCCAATGACACACCTGAGCAGATAATAGCCAAACGTCGAGAGTACTGGCGGATTAAGAAGCGCGAACAGCGAGCCAAGCTGTCAATGGAGGTGAAGGCTCGGCTGAAAGAGAAGGACTCCCTGATGCGAAGAGTGAAACGCTACCAGAAAATCctagaggagatgaggagggcCAGAGCGCTGACACAATCAGCAGGAAGTACTCTCACCCACGCCTCTGAGACCATCGGAGGGTTCATCAAAGAGGACGGGACAGTGACCATTAACATTCCCCAGGGACCAGCGGgtcacaacacagcagcacGTAAAAGTAAAGAAGAACTTAATGCAGATTCCAACAATACCCTCATTACACAACCTCAACATCAGCCTAATACGAAACGGAGAAGTATTGCACCTGTTAGGTTAAACCAGCCCCCAGCTACGCTCCGCCAAGCTCAGGTGAAAGTCTCTCTTGGTCTTACTGGACCGTCAGTCAACAAGCCTCTAAGactgctgtcagtcaggccACGGACTCATCTTGAAAGCACAACTGTTCGTAATTCACACTCCTCACCAGTCGAACCCGTAAGTCAGCTCACACTCATGCATCCTCAAACCCCTCAAGATGCCATTTCTGGAGGGTCAGCGGCAGGGTCGGACCACGGCGGCTGCGTCATGAAAATGGCCGTTTCAAGTAGTGCGCCGTCACTGTCGGCGCTCTCTCTCGATCCGgagctgacagaggaggagaggatggcaAAGAAGAGGGAGTACTGGAGGATAAAGAAACGTGAGCAGCGAGCAGCTCGTGCAGCGCGACTGAAGCAGGGTGTCTCGCAAGCGAGGGCCAATGCAGCCTTACAAAGGAGGAAGGCCCAGAGGCAAGTAGCAGTAACCGCCGTACCGCTGAGCAGAAGTCTTACCAGCCATACAGGAAATGCACAACACCTTCCCAACAGCAGCGTGCCCGTTTCACCAAATTCAAATGAGATAAAACAAGAGACTGAGTCAATGCCAGCAGTTGACCTAGATTCTCAACTAGAACAAGCCATCTGTCCAGATATTAAACCCCCAACCTCCCCGCCACCACCTCCAGCACCCCAGCCAGAGTCTGATCCAGCTCTAAGTGCAGACAGCCAAGCTACCACTCTACTAGCTGTGGCCTCGATGAAAAAACTCCTGGAAGAATCGCTCAGCACTGTGAGGGAGTGTAAAAGTGAGCAGACCGATGTTAAAATGGAGATAGCGGAGGAGGCTTTAGAGCAAGAGATGAAGCCAAATTTACCTCAGCTGTTTTTTGAAAAAGATGAAGTGGCTCCTATGGCTGCTGACCTGACACTGCAGATAAAAAGCTGGCAGCCAGATGCTGATGCCACGGTACAAGCAGGTCCACCAAGCCCTCCTCTGAAAGACTCATCGCAAATTAGTGTGACACTTCCACATCTTCCTACCTCCAGTGAGGTGGTCCTGCATCCCACCTGTGAGCACTCGTCCCAGACCCCTTTGAACTTCATAGTAAACCCCCCCTTGGAAGCCTCTGATGGTCCATCTTCACCATGTAGAACCCAGAGGCTTCATACCAAAAAAGCCGGCCATCAAAACTGCTGCTCCCCAGAGCCACCAAAGCTGCATCACCTACCAGTGGATCAACTACACCCACAGCAACAACACGCTGAGCAGCAGCGTCAGGCCCAAGAACAATGCCAAAACATCAACTCGCCATCAGCACAAAGACATCGCAGCGTGGGGACCGAGCAGGGCGGCTTGACCAGCCTGCAGCGCAAGAGGGAGTACTGGAAGCTGATGAAGCGGCAGCAGAGGGCCAGGTTAAAGgccaggcagagagagagacatggagagtGCAGCAGTCAGGCTTCCCCAACAAACATCCAG GCTCCAGGTCTCGTTATCATCAACACTGCTCAGAATAGAAATCctcaaacaaaagcagctctCCAACCCAAGCCGTCAGTTGCTTCTCAGACTTCGGTGACCGGTATCCCTTCTGTCCTTGTCGTTAGCCCTACAACATGTAACGCCGAACAGTCTCCAGACACACTCCAGGTCAAATTGCCTGTCACCAGTGTCTCCTGTTCACCCACAAGTGAGCAGAGCAACATAAACATTGGGGCTTCACAGATCATTCCTGACTGTCTTGGAGCTCCGGAAAATCGGCAACAAGCCATGCCAGGTTCACGGAAGTGGATGTCGAGAAGCACAGATGTAGATTTggccccctccctccctgctctgACGCCTCCAGACAACCCACTGTCCACCATGAACCTCCAGCTCATCGAACCCCCTGGTCAAACTCCAAATTGTGCCCTCAGTCCAATGAAAATCCCTTGTTCTCAGCTTCAGAGCCCCACACATACGACACAATCTCCCGTTAAGCTGGCACCAATAAGCACCATGGTTCCACCAAAGCCCATCCCCGGGGAGTCTGAGGAAGACTTTCTGAGGAGGAAGCGGGAGTATtggaggattaaaaaaaaggagcagagagCCAGGAAGGCCATTCAGGACAAGGGAGTCAACCCAAGGAAAGCTTCCAACAACTGGAGGCCCATCCTACCTCCACAAGACCTCCCACCACAG